The following proteins are encoded in a genomic region of Corylus avellana chromosome ca4, CavTom2PMs-1.0:
- the LOC132177612 gene encoding hydroxyproline O-galactosyltransferase GALT4-like, with the protein MKRPKLETFAPPSRLRLVQLLIGVVFLYMLFMSFEIPLVFRAGAGPGPDDGAFEFLGESFPRVLALERGEEPADEDPPAYQTPERRMRELSKVSGLVFNESLFDGNAGKDEFSQLHKAAKHAWVVGKKLWEELESRKIELNQKTKPENVSERCPHSISLSGSEFRDRRNRLLVIPCGLTLGSHITVVGTPRWAHSEYDPKISVLREGDESVMVSQFMIELQGLKTVDGEDPPKILHFNPRLKGDWSGKPVIEQNTCYRMQWSSAMRCEGWKSRADEETVDGQVKCEKWIRDDDNRSEEWKSTWWLKRLIGRTKTVSIDWPYPFAEGKLFVLTVSAGLEGYHINVDGRHVTSFPYRTGFVLEDATGLSVNGDIDVESVFGASLPTSHPSFRPQMYLEMVTKWKAPPLPYGHVELFIGILSAGNHFAERMAVRKSWMQHKLIKSSHVVARFFVALHGRNEVNLELKKEAEYFGDIVIVPYLDNYDLVVVKTVAICEYGVRTVAAKYIMKCDDDTFVRVDAVIKEARKVDEDRSLYIGNINYHHKPLRHGKWAVTYEEWPEEDYPPYANGPGYIVSSDIAQFIISEFEKHKLRLFKMEDVSMGMWVEQFNSSRTVQYRHNLKFCQFGCIEDYYTAHYQSPRQMICMWSKLQYQGKPQCCNMR; encoded by the exons ATGAAGCGGCCAAAGCTTGAAACTTTCGCGCCGCCGAGTCGGCTCAGGTTGGTTCAACTTCTGATTGGCGTGGTGTTTCTTTACATGCTCTTCATGAGCTTCGAGATCCCCCTGGTGTTCCGGGCCGGAGCCGGTCCGGGTCCGGACGACGGGGCGTTCGAGTTTCTCGGCGAATCGTTTCCGAGGGTCCTGGCGCTAGAGAGAGGAGAGGAACCGGCCGATGAAGACCCGCCGGCGTACCAGACACCGGAACGGCGAATGCGCGAGCTCAGTAAAGTTTCGGGCTTGGTCTTCAACGAGAGTCTGTTTGATGGAAATGCCGGTAAGGACGAGTTCTCGCAGCTTCACAAGGCGGCAAAGCACGCCTGGGTGGTGGGAAAGAAGCTCTGGGAAGAGCTAGAGTCCAGGAAGATCGAACTGAATCAGAAAACCAAGCCGGAGAACGTGTCCGAGCGGTGCCCGCATTCGATTTCGCTATCCGGGTCGGAATTCCGGGACCGGAGGAACCGGCTGCTGGTGATCCCGTGCGGGCTGACGCTGGGGTCTCACATTACGGTGGTGGGGACGCCCCGGTGGGCTCACTCGGAATACGATCCGAAGATATCGGTGTTGAGGGAAGGCGACGAGTCGGTGATGGTGTCGCAGTTCATGATTGAGTTGCAGGGGCTGAAGACGGTGGATGGGGAGGACCCACCTAAGATTCTGCATTTCAACCCTAGGTTGAAAGGGGATTGGAGTGGGAAGCCCGTAATCGAGCAGAACACGTGTTATAGGATGCAGTGGAGCTCAGCGATGAGATGCGAGGGGTGGAAGTCTAGGGCCGATGAAGAAACTG TTGATGGGCAGGTGAAATGTGAGAAGTGGATTCGGGATGATGACAATCGCTCGGAAGAATGGAAATCAACATGGTGGTTGAAGAGGCTGATAGGGCGGACAAAGACGGTGTCTATAGACTGGCCATACCCTTTTGCAGAAGGAAAATTATTTGTTCTTACTGTGAGTGCTGGCTTGGAAGGTTACCATATCAATGTAGATGGGAGGCATGTTACTTCTTTTCCTTATCGCACT GGATTTGTTCTTGAGGATGCCACTGGACTTTCCGTCAATGGGGATATTGATGTGGAATCTGTATTTGGTGCTTCCTTACCCACATCACACCCAAGTTTCAGACCTCAGATGTACCTTGAGATGGTTACTAAATGGAAAGCGCCGCCTCTTCCATACGGGCACGTGGAGCTTTTCATTGGCATCCTCTCTGCTGGCAATCATTTTGCTGAGCGAATGGCTGTTAGAAAGTCCTGGATGCAGCATAAGTTAATTAAATCCTCACATGTTGTGGCGCGGTTTTTTGTAGCCCTG CATGGAagaaatgaagtaaatctggagcTAAAGAAAGAAGCAGAGTATTTTGGTGATATAGTTATAGTTCCTTACTTGGATAATTATGATCTTGTTGTGGTGAAGACTGTAGCAATCTGCGAATATGGG GTTCGCACAGTTGCTGCCAAGTATATCATGAAGTGTGATGATGACACATTTGTTAGGGTGGATGCTGTGATCAAGGAGGCAAGAAAAGTTGACGAAGACAGAAGCCTTTATATTGGAAATATTAACTATCACCACAAGCCCCTTCGTCATGGAAAATGGGCAGTGACATATGAG GAATGGCCAGAGGAAGATTATCCGCCCTATGCAAATGGTCCGGGTTACATAGTATCATCTGACATAGCACAGTTTATCATATCCGAGTTTGAAAAGCACAAATTAAGA TTGTTCAAGATGGAAGATGTGAGTATGGGAATGTGGGTGGAGCAGTTCAACAGTTCAAGAACAGTACAGTATCGGCACAACTTGAAGTTCTGCCAGTTTGGGTGCATCGAAGATTATTACACTGCACATTACCAATCTCCAAGACAAATGATATGCATGTGGAGCAAATTGCAATATCAAGGAAAACCCCAGTGCTGCAACATGAGATGA
- the LOC132179804 gene encoding uncharacterized protein LOC132179804 codes for MNITQYPSMTLLSFLSLFVFFLLIIPSLISAQTCQRTCGKQILKFPFGSDPGCGDPRFQQYVSCNQQRLTLTTHTGSYPVSTIDYTNQVIYISDPSMSTCSCTQPSKGFGLDWNAPFTFHDDTIFALLDCSTASSPIYTSNGLNTDGNGSKALLCANEGTPICSYLYSCRPISTINLPISTCCIYAPMDLGPSFEMDLKKLQCTSYTGFYSFNGQEGNPENWNYGIALKYKFSVNNDYPISCSQCERSYGVCGYTGAYNSFICNCPNGLNMSTDCFFTAAYNNGLRLLLPWKINGAGLIYFLAWSLVWVLL; via the exons ATGAACATCACTCAATATCCTTCCATGACACTTCTctccttcctttctctcttcgtcttcttcttgcTCATCATCCCCTCCTTAATTTCAGCCCAGACCTGCCAAAGAACATGCGGCAAACAAATCCTCAAATTTCCATTTGGCAGTGATCCTGGCTGCGGTGACCCACGCTTCCAACAATACGTCTCTTGCAACCAACAAAGGCTCACCTTAACCACTCACACCGGCTCCTACCCTGTGAGCACCATAGACTACACAAACCAAGTCATCTACATCTCAGATCCTTCCATGTCAACCTGCTCCTGCACACAGCCAAGCAAAGGCTTCGGCCTAGACTGGAATGCCCCCTTCACTTTTCACGACGACACCATTTTTGCTTTATTAGATTGTTCCACCGCCTCCTCCCCCATATACACATCCAATGGTCTAAATACCGACGGAAACGGCTCCAAAGCCCTGCTTTGCGCTAACGAGGGGACACCCATTTGCAGTTATTTGTATTCTTGCAGGCCTATTAGCACCATCAACCTCCCAATCTCAACGTGCTGCATTTACGCTCCGATGGATCTTGGGCCGTCGTTTGAAATGGATTTGAAGAAGCTGCAGTGCACTTCATATACTGGATTTTACAGCTTCAACGGCCAGGAAGGTAACCCCGAGAACTGGAACTACGGGATTGCACTCAAATATAAGTTCAGCGTGAATAATGATTACCCAATCTCGTGTTCTCAGTGCGAGAGAAGTTATGGAGTTTGTGGCTACACTGGAGCATACAACTCTTTTATCTGTAACTGTCCTAATGGGCTCAACATGTCAACGGATTGTTTCTTCACGGCAGCCTATAACAATGGCTTGAGGCTTCTTCTTCCATGGAAGATTAATG GGGCCGGGTTGATCTATTTTTTGGCATGGTCATTAGTTTGGGTTTTGTTGTAG